The window gtctcagatttcaaattctgttcatgtcaataaaaaattcaagcaataaataccattttggcactctttaatgtggcgtgatagatcatTGTAGCTTCTGCATACTTgtctgtgcgtaatcaaacacataggaaaacatttgtgacagtttcatttttgttctggatcctgtgctctgctgccagactggagcgcactcgccaccaactgggcAGGgatgggaattacagctacaatttacaatagatcactctcagtgtaatctgtcaaagtgacggacggacttcagatttttccatcactgataaaaaaattaaaccaatGATGGACAATTTTCGATTAACGCAACCTCTGGCTCACACATACAGCAATGATCATTTGAGACTCGTCTGACTGAGATCCAGCTCATGGGTGACTCTCCTCTCTCTGGGTGTTTGCAATAGTAGAAACATTCATGTGACTTTGAAACAGTAATGATGCTCATCTCTGTAGTTTGagaatttataatatttttttttttttttactgctgcTTGCTTGtcaagtgtttgtttgtttttttgtccacTGATGCTTAATGCACTTGTTTAATCAATCTGCTTCATGCATTGATTATAAACTGCTggtgaaatgaataaataaagaatcACGGACTCACAGTGTACAGTGATATTAACAGGATGATGTTTCTCTCCAGATTCAGACTCACACCAGTACACTCCAGTGTCTGATGTGTTGGTGGAGTTGATTGTACATGTAGATCCTGTTTGTGATCCTTGATGTAATGATGAACAATCTTCCAGCCGTCCACCGTCTGTGTATCTTCTCACTCTCCATCCAGTAGAGTTACTCTGGTCCTCacagctcagagagagagagacagatgtgaAGTGTTGAGTTCTGCTGGGACTGACGATCAGAGAGACTGGAGGAGAAACACCTGAGATGACAATTACAGCTTCAGAGTCTCAGATTTGAGCACCGAAACTctctttattaaatatgaacCAATAGTTTAAGTTCTGTTTGAACTCACCAGTGACCCATAATGGCTGTGTGTTGCTGTACTGTGTTTTATAGActgatttctctctctctgctctgcACGAATAAACTCCTGTGTGATTTAGAGCAGCAGAACTGACAGTGTAGTTTCCTCCTGCTCCTCTGCTGCTGTCTGAGAGCAGATTATAATGATGGCTGTTCTCTGTAAAACCAGAGAATGTATTCAATATTAAATGGTATTTTGgacttaaataaaatcagttaattcagATGTTaccacattaaaggagaagttcactttcaaaacaaaaatttacagataatgtactcagccccttgtcatcaaagaaattcctgtgtttctttcttcaggcgtaaagaaattatgttttttgaagaaaatatttcaggaatgttttctgtatagtggacttcaatggtggctgtaagtttgaacttccaaaatgcagttttattgcagtttcaaagggctctaaatgattccagccaaggaataataaagaaaagggtcttatctagtgaatgatcggtcattttattaaaaaataattaatatacttttaaacctcaaagTATACCTTTTTTGcatgtaaacactgggttggtacttctgcagtgatgttggatgattttgaagttggaggagaaaatgagataggagtttttcaacataaggttaaaaaagattttttttagaaaatgaccaattgttttgcaagataagacccttatccctcagctgggatcgtttaaagccctttgaagctgcattgaaattgcattttggaattttaaactcacgggcactgtagaagttcattatatggagagaatcctgaaatgttttcctcaaaaaaaaaaaaatacaaaatacaaaaaaatataattctttacgactgaaaaaagtacatcttggatgacaaggagttgagtacattatctgtaaatttttgttctggaagtgaacttctcctttaagcacatTATAACTTACCTGCTGAGACAGTTAAAGTGAACCAGCTGAATGTCCAGCCTGTAGAGAAACTATAAACCTCACAGATTAGAGTCACTGGATCTCCTTCAGTCAACCACTTCTGTGGAGAAACACTTAAAACTGCTCTGGGATCTGAAATAGAGAAGTCACtcattaataacatgttaaacatgtgtttgtgtgtgtgaagtgatgatcaaactcacctgatacTGTCAGTGTAACTGCATCACTCATTTGTGACCAGCGTGATCCTTCTGTCTCTGATCCTTTACAGGAGTATTTACCTGCGTCAGACTCAGTAACAGAACTGAATGTGTGTTCCTGTCGATAACTGAAAACACTGGTTAAACCTTCTTTATACCAGCTGTAGCTCCTGCTAGTGACTCCTTCACCATATATGTCACATCTCAGAGTGACTGTTTCTCCTCTGAATACATGCTGATCAGGTTTAATGGTCACTTTGGCTTTTGGTCTTTCTGCACAGTGACAAAAATTCACAGTGAAAATAATGtgctgttttattgtattaacaCAGTTACTTTTAGACTGAAATGTTGTTACCTATAGTACTTACtcagtgttttattaaattacatgtgcattatgtaactaaaaaaatacttgCCATATATTGCCACTATTACTGGTTTACTGTAATCTGTGTAATATTTTCCTCTTCGTGCTCTGCACTTGTATTCTCCTCCATCAGAGACTTTCACATGTTTGATTATTGTAGTTGCAGCTTCAGTAGATTCACGGTTTGAGTCTTTTGTCCAGAGAAACTCCCATCCATTCTGTGACTGAATCATCTCACATCTCAGAGTAACTGAGTCTCCAGTGAACACTGAACTCTGTGGCTCAACAGTCAGAGTTGGTGTAGGAAAATCTGTCAGTATAAAGATGGATCATAAGTTATAAAAGTTTTCCAGCAGAAGATCTTGTCTTCTGGTAAATTATGTAAGAAAAAGTGAAGAGGACGTCGGAGATCTTGATGAAGAATAACTTTTTATTACAACGTAGCAGTGACAAAGTAAAGAGCAGCACTTCGGATTCAGCGGAGTCAGAATGAATCCCGAGCATCCTAAACTTGAACATTTTATACTGTATTACGTTCATCTCCTTGCTAGACATGTAAATGAAGTTTCATCTTGAATGTAAATTGTGGATAACAAAGAAAGTGATAGCCTTCTGTTCACACCTATTTGGTAGTATGTTTAGGTGTGAACAACCAAACGTTACAGTGATAAGATTATCTAGAGTCCCTAGCAATTCTATTGATGTACCCTATTGGCCTGCAGATGGTTCTTAATAGCCTACTGCCGCTCCCCCGCTCTAGGTATGAAGTAACACTTCGGAGATTGTATTTACATATTACTGAGATTGGAAAGAATTAACTCTATGATAATTAAGCTCTTTGTAGCACAAGGAGAATAGTCTAACTTGGAGTAGAAGTTTGGTCGAGGCAGACTATAATTTCttacaattattaatataaagatCAGAAGAATGTTAAATCTCACATGGCAGTTTTGAGACTTTATTAATGTAAGAACCCACATAGCTGATGCTCCAGGTTTTTTAttcaaatctgaaaaaaacttCTGCCACTTTCTCCTCAGACCACCCCTAACATaatgtaatgccacgccagcagagggagccctcacccatggactgactgttgctgctccctctgctgcttcatgggttacttcctgttttcaagccaagttgctgctgttgtccccgagccaagccaagccacagttgatcttcatgagccaagccaagttacagcagatcttcatgagccaagtcaagttgctgctgtgttccccgagccaagtcaagccacagttgatcttcatgagccaagccaagttacagcagagcccacgctcccaagccacatgCCCACAACCTCCACACCCTTGAAACCGGCAggcatcccactatctacttTGCTGCCTGTCATGGCGATCGCCATTTTGAGCATGTGGGCTCACACTGCGCTCCAGAGCCcttgtctgtccacgagtctgcaccagaggcctcgtctgttcacgagtctgcgccagaggcctcgtctgtccatgagtctgcgCCAGAGGCCTCTCTAGTCCAAGAGTTtgcgccaatacctcctgaggtgtcagcatgctctgtagaacctcctaaggaggtggcgtccacccatgaactcactgccacgtctgaCCATGAATTCACGcctatgcctccagaggtgtcagcttaTGCTGTAGATCCTTCAAAGGAGGCGGCgtcctatcatgaactctcGGCCCATCATGTCACGGCCAAGGAGGCCtttcatgaactctctgcctgtcatgtcacgGCCAAGGAGGCCTATCACGAACCCTCTGCCTGCCATGTCACGCCCAAGAAGGCTAATCATGAACTCACTGCTCTGCTATAGATGTCATTTGTTCTACTGTGGATATCtgtgctcctgtctgctctgcctgcctcgccatggctccctgttctgcctgctctgcctgtcCCACaatggcttcctgctctgcctgctctacctgccccgccatggctgccGGCTCtccctgctccaccatggctcccgGCTCCTCCGAATCAAACATGGTGGACTTCTGCTCCAGTGgtacactgtctgccattgctttacggcccaggtcctctagtgttccactgtctgctactgctccacggcccaggccctccagtgttccactgtctgccattgctccacggcccaggtcctctagtgcttcactgtctgtccctgctccacgatccaggcccacctcctctgcacggacctggctccccgtcccaccccctgttttgcctctgttcccccaccctcctggactgttgttgcttgagcgccaggagtcgctcctagggggggattctgtaatgccacgccagcagagggagccctcacccatggactgactgttgctgctccctctgcttgcctgtgcggactctaccaagcgttttctctgttttcattgccttgttttgttatttcccATGGTTTAGTTTCTTAGTCATtattttgccttgtttttgcaatagtttttgcctagtttcatagccttgtttatttgttacttttggactgctcacttggactttgaccttctgcctgtttatttggaCTAGTCTTTTGTCTTGCCTTcgtattactgtttgtttgggatcgaccctgcctgtcttgactacgctgtggttaataaagctcgcatctggatcttacacgcttccctgGAGTCCTGTTACACATAAATGCACAGACTCCCTCGGCAGAAGAACACCCAAAAATGTGTACGTTTTcagtgatgggtaggtttaggggtggggttaggtgtagggcattcatacaaattcatacgtaTTGTGCAActcgtaaaatacatacattttagcTAAAAgcatatgaatttgtacgagtGAGGTCGTACTAATTCGTATAAATTAGcgacctcgtaaaatatgtacaaattccCGTGAGATTGGGTTGAACATACATGCACTTAGATCACACCTGAACAGAACATTCAGAACAACAGAACACTCTTCAGACTTGATACAGTATGTTAATTTCACAGAcaatgcaagaaataaaattgcaagTAGCAATTACAGGAACAAATTAGCTTAACATTCTCATGACACAATGAAAAGACTTCACAAGATTTCACAAGTTCGCCTGCCCATTCAGTCCTGCTTGataatggtaaacaaacttggcttgctgccCCCAAAGGAGACTCAAACGAGAGGCTCAGCTTGAGCTCCAGCTCCAAGTTAGAAACTCCCAAAAAATATATGATGGtttcttttgaattatttttgactcatgaatataaaacttttctaagataattaacagattaataatgtaaatctgttcatcagaaaaagatggattttttaaacaaaaatataatgagGTTCAAAATGAAGGGCTttgcttatttttgttttatgtctaTTATAAAGTCaactcaaaatgaaagaaaagggcaatagaaaaataaatgttcaatatcttCACTAGATGTGTTACAAAAGTTACCTGCTAACAGCTACATTTACAGGATAGCatctgtgaatcattttgtaaaGTACTTCTACTTTATTAGAAAGTACATATTTATACGGTAACATCCAAATGCTGTGCCAAGATATACAATGAGGATTAAGCCATTTTGGTTTACATGGAGGACTGGatccaacattaaaataatttcttataaaTCTGTTATTAAAAGGTTTGTCAAAAAGGAGAGACAGCATAGTTTATTTGTctcacaggttttttttttcttctttcgtTTTATGTGAGTAAAAATGTaacctaaataaatataaatgagcGTACATATTTTGtgtaagcttatttatttagttgtataccattttattttgtttttccgtTCACAAATGTGTGGCAGATGCATGATGACATGTCAAAACTCATGTTCTGTTTATGGTTTATGGATATTTGcacatttatgcattattaATGGATCTCAGACAttcatatatgtattttttaatctaatttagtTTTTGACATTCTAATCTTGCCTGTTAAcagttttacagtgtatgatatctgtcagaaaaaaaatgaaccgaAATGCACATCCCTAatacgattattattattattattattattattattattatcacggtcatcatcatcatcatggcTGTTGCTTATTTTTCCAAATACCTGCAGTACTCCAATTTGACACAAGGAAAAGTGCATACGTCTGCTCAGACATTGATGTGCTTTAAGCACTTTTCCACGCAAAAGACTGTGTTTATAAATATGAACATTCCCGTGGCACAGTCTGAGATCAAATTTGTGCGTACGCATATAAATGTGGCCCCTGGAATACTCTCTCTGACCATCTAAGGACCCCACAGACTGTCAATGCTTTTAAACGTGGCCTCAAAACCGACCTTTTGAATGATTCttaacatttctttttgtttttaatctgtaGCACTTTGGGATTCTGTGTGGATATAAATtgcgttataaataaaatgtattattattattattattactcctagccatgattgacaggactgaatgattaggctcctcccaaaACTGTTTATAACTTCATCAAACTGTGCAGATACCACAG of the Labeo rohita strain BAU-BD-2019 unplaced genomic scaffold, IGBB_LRoh.1.0 scaffold_267, whole genome shotgun sequence genome contains:
- the LOC127159943 gene encoding Fc receptor-like protein 2; the protein is MADSVPLEQKSTMFDSEEPGAMVEQGEPAAMAGQSSVFTGDSVTLRCEMIQSQNGWEFLWTKDSNRESTEAATTIIKHVKVSDGGEYKCRARRGKYYTDYSKPVIVAIYERPKAKVTIKPDQHVFRGETVTLRCDIYGEGVTSRSYSWYKEGLTSVFSYRQEHTFSSVTESDAGKYSCKGSETEGSRWSQMSDAVTLTVSDPRAVLSVSPQKWLTEGDPVTLICEVYSFSTGWTFSWFTLTVSAENSHHYNLLSDSSRGAGGNYTVSSAALNHTGVYSCRAEREKSVYKTQYSNTQPLWVTGVSPPVSLIVSPSRTQHFTSVSLSLSCEDQSNSTGWRVRRYTDGGRLEDCSSLHQGSQTGSTCTINSTNTSDTGVYWCESESGEKHHPVNITVHLFHSESQICFLNILSSVLTVCPYLLVTVVLIFKCCTMRVTSVEEEETSV